The genomic stretch AGTACAACCGCCCACAATCATGCAGGATATACAGTATATCCGCATTGTCTTAAAACATGCGTTTTATGTGTGGAATTTGAAAGTTAGCTGGCAGGAAATTGAATTTGCCCTCGAGGGGCTGAGGAGAAGTAGGATTATTGCGCAGGCAACGCGCCGCAGCAGGCTGCCTACAGGCGACGAGCTGCAACGGCTCACCAACTATTTTTACAAGATGTATGCCGTTATCAAAAGCACGGTGATTCCCATGCACTTGATTATGTGGCTGGCGATTTACACCTGCCGCCGCCAAGATGAGATATGCCGCATGATGCTGGCTAATTTTGATCGTGCTGCCGGTGAGTGGATGATCCGTGACATCAAACACCCGGATGGCAGCCGTGGCAACGACAAAGCTTTTGCCGTTAGTCCGGCCGCACTATCCGTAATCGATGAGCTGCTGCAGGATGACGTGCAGCAACGGATGGCACGCATTACTGAGCGGCCAGGCAGCCTTGTGCCGCTCAAAGCCACCAGCATCAGCGCCCAATTTACCCGCGCCTGCAAAGTGCTGGACATCCACGACCTACGCTTCCACGATTTACGACATGAGGGAGCAACACGACTAGCTGAGGATGGGGCAACCATTCCGCAAATCCAGCAATACACCCTGCATGATTCGTGGGGCAGCCTGCAACGCTATGTCAATTTGCGGCGGCGCGGCGACAGGCTGGACTTTGCCGAGGCAATCGCTAATGCGAAAAAGGTATATCTGTAAAATACACACAAATACACATAAAATACTTGACAAATAATTTATCGTGTGTAATAATACACACACTTAGACAGCAGGAGGCACTTAATGAAAAACAGCCACGAAATCATCAAAGCCCTGAAAGCCGACGGGTGGGAACTGAAAAGAGTAAACGGTAGCCACCATATATTTTACAAGCCAGGCGCAAAATTCCCAATCACCATATCCCACCCAAATAAAAATCTATCAATAGGCCAGATAAAGGATGCAGAAAGGAAATCAGGACTAAAACTAAGATAATAGCACTGCCCCGAAGGGGGGGCAGTCGCACCCGCCTCAAAATTGTCTAAGCTGCTACACCAATTCAAAAAAAACAGGAGCAAAAAATGAAAGCATTTGCATTAGCCATCTATAAAGATGCAGACAATCCCACTTACGGCGTAGTCGTGCCGGATGTGCCGGGCTGTTATCCCTGCGGCGACACCATCGAGGCCGCCATTGAGGACAGCAAGGCAGCCATCAAAGCGCATATTGAATTTATGCTGGAGAACGATTTAGAAGTAGACTTAACCACGCACTCGATTGAAGAATTACGAGCCAATGCCGATTATGCCGATGCCATAGCATGGGGCATTGCCGAAATCGACGAGAGCAACCTATCCGCCAAGCAAACCCGCTTTAACGTCAGCTGGCCTGAATACCTGCTGGATAAGGTTGACCGCTTCGCCGCCGAAAATCACGATACCCGCTCCGGCTTTTTAGCCAAAGCTGCGCTGGCGGCCATCGATAAAACGGCCGGCTGATCACATCAAAGGCTACCTGAATTTCAGGTAGCCTTTTTTCAGGTAGCCTGAAATCAAAACAACGCAGCCTGTTTTTCCACCGGCGTAAAATTGCAAATCACTAATTCCCCGCTGGTTTTTAAATCAGTGCTGTTGGATACCGTGTATTTAATCTCCAGCCGCCGCATCCAAAACTCCGAAAACAGCGCGGCTATATCCGGGTGGTCGTTGATACTCAACATTAACTTACCCTTCATATTGCGCATAGCCGCCGCCAGTCTCTCAAATTGCGACCATTCAAAATCCACGCCATAGCCGGCTGTCTCCCAATATGGCGGATCGGCATAAAAAAACGTGTGCGGCCGGTCGTATCGCTCCACACAAGTCAGCCAATCGCCATGCTCAATATACGCACCAGACAAACGTCGGTGTGCCGCCGCCAGTCTTTCGCGCACCGTAGCAATATCAAAAGCCCGGTCAGTGGTGGCATAGCCAAAATTCTGCCCGTCGATTTTGCCGCCGAAGGCGTGTTGCTGTAAAAAAAAGAAACGTACGGCGCGCTGAATATCGGTCAAAGTTTTTAAATTGACCGCCTGAAACCAATCCCAATCCTCACGACTGCCCAGCATAAACTCGAAATGGCGGCAAAACTCGTCAAAATGGCAACGCACTACCCGATATAAATTAACGAGCTCACCGTTGATGTCGTTAATCACATCAGTTTTTGCCGGGTGCTCACGCATAAAAAACAAAGCCGCACCACCGGTGAACAGCTCCACATAGCACTCATGCGGCGGGAATAGCGGTAATAATTGGTCGGCAAGGCGGCGTTTGCCACCCATCCACGGAATAATCGGTTGCGTTGCATCGCTCATTTGCAGGCTCCAAAACAGCAAGCAGGCTTGCGGGCAAGCCTGCTAAAAATAATGCCCACACAAAGGAGGGCGGGAGGAACTGCCGCAAGGCGGCGGGTTTTTACTTATCTGCTGTACCGGCCACCACGCGCCCATACGCCTGCCACTCGGCTAGGTCGTTGCGCTGGGTGTCGGCTATTTCTGCCAATCCTGCATATTCTTTTGCGCAGTGGCCGAATAACTGCCAGCCTCGGGCAGCGGCTTCATCAACCGCGCCGGCGGTGCCGGTGGCTTGGGGCAGGGAGCGACTACGGGCAGCGGCGTAGGCGCGCACGCGCTCAAGCTCGCCGCGCAGATTATCCACAGCAATTTTTGCATGTTCTCTTTCCTTTTCTACTTCGGCCTGCGCGGCAGTTAATGCCGCCTGCGCCTGCCTTTCTTTTTCCAACACCGCGCCGGTTTGTTTCGCCAGCGCCTCGGTTTGTTGTTGCTTCAGTTTGGCTTCAGCGGCTCGGTAGCCCGCGTTATAGCGCTGCTCGCCGTACCAATATTCGCCGCCCACCACCGCCGCCAGCAGGGCGGCAATGGCTAGCGGTTTCCAATATTTGACTATCCACATCGTTTCTTACCTCAACAATACGGCCAAAATTTCAGGCAGCCTGAAAGCCAAAATCAGCAATATCAAGCCGCCCACAACGTGCCAGAAGGTTTTACGCACTTCTTTTGGACTCACATTCATTGCTTCCATTAAAAATACTCCTAGCATTTTGAAAGTAAATCGTTTATCATTCATACAGTTTTCAATCTTTCCGCTCAAAGGTTGAATACAGAAACCCCGCAAACCAGCCCAGTTTGCGGGGTTTCGCTTTTCAGGCAGCCTGTTCCAACCGCGCCAAAAACTGCCGGTAGTTACGCAATTCATGCTCCGCGTGCCGGGCGGCATAGGCATCGCCGATGGCTTTAGCATCAGCCAGCAACGCCTCTTGCTCGGCAATCATGCGGCGCACCCAGTCGGCTGTACTCTCATCTGCCATGCTATGCCTCGCTTTCGCCTTGCTTGCCTGTGGCATCCACCAGCGGCAACTCGTAGCGGATGGCTGCTGGCTCGGATTTAACACACTGCTTATCGCGCCAGTAGCTCGGCCACCAAAAGCTCAATTCCGCCGCATTAAACGGGATGATGCTCACGCGGTTGCCCTGATTACCGCCCAAACCCATCAGGCGACCTTGTCTGTCTTTGCCCACGATAAAAAACACATGATTGCCGCCGGTGCGTTTTTTGACTGCTAGGCAGCCGTAGGCCGGTTTGGATAGGCGGGTAAGGTAGCGTTCATCCGCCCACGCGCCCGCGCGATACCATTGCGGCACCACAAAGCGGCCGGCTTCACCCAAACACATGCCGGCAAATGTGCCACACCACGCCACCTCATCGTCCGTCCACCATGCCTTCTGTTCACCGTTGTAGCCGCCGAACTTTTTCACCCAGCGTTGGATTTCCGGGTTGTGCTGCGGGCCCGGTATCTCACGCAAACCCAAGTGGCTTTTCGCTTTGGCAATCCACGGCAATTCGGTTTGTTTCGTCATTTTTAACCTCCAAACAAAAAGCCCGCACAATAGCGGGCAGAAACGTAAGTCTTTGATTTTTCCAGGTAGCCTTAAAATGCGCCAAATAGGTGTAAATCCACCTAATTAAAAATATATACCATTGTTTTAAAACGGTTTAATTTTTGCGTTTCAGGTAGCCTCATACCAGTTATAAAGGATTACTTAATAACTGGTATGAGGCTGCCTGGAAACGTTTTAATTTGGTGGTTTTACACCAG from Eikenella exigua encodes the following:
- a CDS encoding site-specific integrase, giving the protein MPTLAAAIDSYLAELPAVGRSKKQGLLFLRGFPIAALPLDKITRDQVALFAQQRHNGIPEMGLPPVQPPTIMQDIQYIRIVLKHAFYVWNLKVSWQEIEFALEGLRRSRIIAQATRRSRLPTGDELQRLTNYFYKMYAVIKSTVIPMHLIMWLAIYTCRRQDEICRMMLANFDRAAGEWMIRDIKHPDGSRGNDKAFAVSPAALSVIDELLQDDVQQRMARITERPGSLVPLKATSISAQFTRACKVLDIHDLRFHDLRHEGATRLAEDGATIPQIQQYTLHDSWGSLQRYVNLRRRGDRLDFAEAIANAKKVYL
- a CDS encoding type II toxin-antitoxin system HicA family toxin, encoding MKNSHEIIKALKADGWELKRVNGSHHIFYKPGAKFPITISHPNKNLSIGQIKDAERKSGLKLR
- a CDS encoding type II toxin-antitoxin system HicB family antitoxin, which gives rise to MKAFALAIYKDADNPTYGVVVPDVPGCYPCGDTIEAAIEDSKAAIKAHIEFMLENDLEVDLTTHSIEELRANADYADAIAWGIAEIDESNLSAKQTRFNVSWPEYLLDKVDRFAAENHDTRSGFLAKAALAAIDKTAG
- a CDS encoding DNA adenine methylase, with product MSDATQPIIPWMGGKRRLADQLLPLFPPHECYVELFTGGAALFFMREHPAKTDVINDINGELVNLYRVVRCHFDEFCRHFEFMLGSREDWDWFQAVNLKTLTDIQRAVRFFFLQQHAFGGKIDGQNFGYATTDRAFDIATVRERLAAAHRRLSGAYIEHGDWLTCVERYDRPHTFFYADPPYWETAGYGVDFEWSQFERLAAAMRNMKGKLMLSINDHPDIAALFSEFWMRRLEIKYTVSNSTDLKTSGELVICNFTPVEKQAALF
- a CDS encoding DUF2514 family protein, encoding MWIVKYWKPLAIAALLAAVVGGEYWYGEQRYNAGYRAAEAKLKQQQTEALAKQTGAVLEKERQAQAALTAAQAEVEKEREHAKIAVDNLRGELERVRAYAAARSRSLPQATGTAGAVDEAAARGWQLFGHCAKEYAGLAEIADTQRNDLAEWQAYGRVVAGTADK
- a CDS encoding TIGR02594 family protein — protein: MTKQTELPWIAKAKSHLGLREIPGPQHNPEIQRWVKKFGGYNGEQKAWWTDDEVAWCGTFAGMCLGEAGRFVVPQWYRAGAWADERYLTRLSKPAYGCLAVKKRTGGNHVFFIVGKDRQGRLMGLGGNQGNRVSIIPFNAAELSFWWPSYWRDKQCVKSEPAAIRYELPLVDATGKQGESEA